The genome window AGCACTAATCCAGATCCTTCCAAAACCTTTCCCCTTCTCCAAAACAATTTCTCATCCCTAACCCAAAGAACATCTCTGCAGATTTAAGATTAATACCCTTCATTTGCTCTTATCTCTATCAACTGCTTCTCGGGCACACTCCATGTTACAACAATATTTGCATGTTACAACAAAAAAGAAGCAAGAatcaagacaaaaaaaaattaaggtgcttacttgaaaattatgaatttttgaaaGTGCAAGTCAGATTTTGTTTAGAGATTTTTGTGATTTTGTTTGGTTTGGAGATTGGACAGTGAAATATgagaatttcatatttttctattgcttttggactatttttttttctgttgattttggactgttttttctttttttgattgaaaattatCTGATTTTGCAGGTGAAGAATATATTCCCTTTtgtctaattatatttttgttgattttttttaaaggagttgaatttttttttaaaattttactgtAACAGAACGATAATAGGAATAGTGGCATGTTATTGCCGTAATTGGATGTTACCCATTAAATTATGGTCGTGATCCACCGCTATTGGTGTGATTTCGCTTCACACTGCTATTTTCAGCATTTGCAGTTTCGGACAGCGCCGTTATCGCTATATAGCGGCCGCTATTCCGCTACTCGACCGCTATTTAAATCCCTAACtatattgtattaattaagtgatacaTATATGAAATCATATCAGTAAAGATTCAAATGTATGATATGTAAATAGCGCCTAAAATAACTGGTGAAAATGACAAGAGTTGTGAGACTAACCTATTAGAGTGAAGAATCTCTTTAGCGAGTGAAATGATAGGCTGGATGTCACGAAGAATCTCTTCCTCCTTATCCTTCCTTTTCTTGTAATCAGGATCATTCAACATATGGTACTTCTTCGGGTCCCTCACACTAGGCACAATACTGCTCTTCTCCGTGGAGGATACCTCTTCTTCGAGCCTAGCCGACTCTACAATAGTACACCAAGGACGACGAGTAGACAATAGAATTCAAGCTACAAGGAGGTTGTGTCGTTGTAGCCGAAGGTGGAGAAGTGGGATGCCTTTACGAAGTAAAGGAGCAACCATGGCTCACGTGTGGCTGCGTAACTGAGGATCACTTAATTCGTCGCCTTTTTCCTAGGGATCGAGTCGATACCTacgttgaaatgataaaattgaagattaaaataCTATGCTATTAGGTTTAAATTTCATCATGATGTtatgtttttaatgaatttataaaaataaaaaataaaaacatcttcataataatacaattttttttataaaatatatttttaaatcatttgccAATTCAGTTGGAACCTAAGTAATGTGTAACACCAAACATTTAAAGAGTAgtatagataattaaatataatatactcttattttattattttaaaactaaatatatttttaatcataacATAAGGTATAATtcctaatatatattatgtattataaCAACAATTGACCGAATTATCACAAAAAGCATATTAATAATAGTCGcataaagataaaatttctttttttaaatcatcACTAATAAGAATTACATTAGTGACGGTGAATCATAGTCACAATAACATTAGTGGcgataaaattttctaagatGTTACAATAACATTTCCCACAAAATTTGTTTGAAAGTCAATTTTGTCACAAAGCATATAGTGGTGTAAACCTCTAGAGTTTTTACAAATTGTCATATAAGATATACCATCAATCATTAAATATGatggttatttatttttgtcacGTTTGTAATATATTTAGTGATACTATTTTAAGCGTAACTTAGAAAATTCATcaataattaatagtatatgtgactgaaaaataatgttatatattCATACAAAAGATTATGACATTACTTATAATGTTATATAAAGTTaaggaaaattatttgatataccACTAGTAGAATTTTTATACTCCACATGCAACGTAAGGGTTTGACAAGTGTATTATAAGgtgtagtaaaaataaaaataattatataaataaatgtgacacTTCATTCACCTTTAACCCATTTGTAGAATCTTAAAGCCTCCACTAGCATctgtatcaaataattacctTTTGAGTTAAACATTTAGGTGACAATGTTATTGTCATTAATGGTAAACTTTTAGAGATGTAAGTGCATGTCACTATATTTGCTTCATAGTAATGACAAACTGAATGTGTCACTAGTAAGATATATAATCatggattaatttttttcataaaacaaaacatttgaagatttattaattaataatttttttgaattagtgacATAAACAAAAcgtcaaataaaatttaaaatgacaatAAAAAGTTTTCCACAATTCGTTTTACAAATCTTAGTGCCAAACATTAAATGACACAAACCCATGacattttttaaatcttcatacaaaatataaaagaaataacaaatattGACAAATTCATGTGTTCATCactttaaatctatttttgttACAAAAGTAGCATGTCactttttatgtatttatgacAAA of Gossypium raimondii isolate GPD5lz chromosome 3, ASM2569854v1, whole genome shotgun sequence contains these proteins:
- the LOC105795721 gene encoding protein DCL homolog, chloroplastic-like, whose translation is MVAPLLRKESARLEEEVSSTEKSSIVPSVRDPKKYHMLNDPDYKKRKDKEEEILRDIQPIISLAKEILHSNRYKDGERLTVADEEAVVEMLLRYHPHSEDKIGCGLDSIMIWYLVDL